From one Streptomyces sp. SCSIO 30461 genomic stretch:
- a CDS encoding IS110 family transposase, with protein MFDTEDVGVFLGLDVGKSSHHGHGLTPAGKKVLDKQLPNSEPKLRAVFDKLTAKFGTVLVIVDQPASIGALPLTVARDTGCKVAYLPGLAMRRIADLYPGEAKTDAKDAAVIADAARTMPHTLRSLELTDEITAELTVLVGFDQDLAAEATRTSNRIRGLLTQFHPSLERVLGPRLDHPAVTWLLERYGSPAALRKAGRRRLVELIRPKAPRMAQRLIDDIFDALDEQTVVVPGTGTLDLVIPSLAASLAAVHTQRRAMEAQINTLLEAHPLSPVLTSMPGVGVRTAAVLLVTVGDGTSFPTAAHLASYAGLAPTTKSSGTSIHGEHAPRGGNRQLKRAMFLSAFACMNADPASRTYYDRQRARGKTHTQALLRLARQRISVLFAMLRDGTFYESRTPADVELAA; from the coding sequence ATGTTCGACACCGAAGACGTGGGCGTGTTCCTCGGCCTGGACGTCGGCAAGAGCAGCCATCACGGCCACGGACTCACCCCGGCCGGGAAGAAGGTCCTCGACAAGCAGCTGCCCAACAGCGAGCCGAAACTGCGGGCCGTCTTCGACAAACTGACCGCGAAGTTCGGCACCGTCCTGGTGATCGTGGACCAGCCCGCCTCGATCGGCGCCCTCCCGCTGACCGTCGCCCGCGACACCGGCTGCAAGGTCGCCTACCTGCCCGGACTCGCCATGCGGCGGATCGCCGACCTGTATCCGGGCGAGGCGAAGACCGATGCGAAGGACGCGGCGGTCATCGCGGACGCCGCCCGGACGATGCCGCACACCCTGCGCTCGCTGGAACTGACCGACGAGATCACCGCCGAGCTGACCGTGCTGGTCGGCTTCGACCAGGACCTTGCTGCCGAGGCCACCCGCACGAGCAACCGGATACGCGGCCTGCTCACCCAGTTCCACCCCAGCCTGGAGCGCGTCCTCGGCCCCCGCCTCGACCACCCCGCCGTGACCTGGCTGCTGGAGCGCTACGGCTCCCCGGCCGCCCTGCGCAAGGCCGGCCGCCGCAGACTCGTTGAGCTGATCCGCCCGAAAGCCCCCCGCATGGCCCAGCGGCTGATCGACGACATCTTCGACGCGCTCGACGAGCAGACCGTTGTCGTCCCCGGCACCGGCACCCTCGACCTCGTCATCCCCTCTCTGGCCGCATCCCTGGCCGCCGTCCACACCCAGCGCCGGGCAATGGAGGCCCAGATCAACACCCTCCTGGAGGCCCACCCTCTTTCCCCGGTCCTGACGTCGATGCCCGGCGTCGGCGTCAGGACCGCCGCCGTCCTGCTGGTCACCGTCGGCGACGGCACCAGCTTCCCCACCGCCGCCCACCTGGCCTCCTACGCCGGCCTCGCCCCGACCACGAAGTCGTCCGGCACCTCGATCCACGGTGAACACGCACCCCGAGGCGGCAACCGGCAACTCAAACGCGCGATGTTCCTCTCCGCCTTCGCCTGCATGAACGCCGACCCGGCCTCCCGCACCTACTACGACCGCCAGCGAGCCCGCGGCAAGACCCACACCCAGGCCCTCCTCCGACTCGCCCGCCAACGCATCAGCGTCCTGTTCGCCATGCTCCGCGACGGCACCTTCTACGAATCCCGGACGCCAGCGGACGTCGAGCTCGCTGCATAA
- a CDS encoding STAS domain-containing protein: MRDFDMSISRLSGRIVVSLTGELDFDACPGVARATDSLPLHGSILTLDLSDVTFMDSTSLNMLLRLRRRAEAEGGVLELRGLREQARRVLEITGTQTLFHVLPTPPAASPPPSGGVVRGTV; encoded by the coding sequence ATGCGTGACTTCGACATGAGTATCAGCAGGCTTTCCGGGCGCATCGTGGTCTCCCTGACGGGCGAGCTGGACTTCGACGCCTGTCCAGGGGTGGCCCGGGCCACCGACAGCCTGCCGCTCCACGGCAGCATCCTCACCCTGGACCTCTCCGACGTCACCTTCATGGACTCCACCAGCCTCAACATGCTGCTGCGCCTACGGAGACGTGCAGAGGCCGAAGGCGGTGTCCTGGAGTTGCGCGGATTACGGGAACAGGCTCGACGCGTCCTGGAAATCACCGGCACGCAGACCCTGTTCCACGTGCTCCCCACCCCCCCGGCGGCATCCCCGCCACCGTCCGGGGGTGTGGTCCGGGGAACCGTCTGA
- a CDS encoding DUF4139 domain-containing protein, translating into MTAEAANRWRSGLDSVVVYARGAVCRRLAGGRVPPDGRVRVTGLPRSLDAGSLRARVLGAAGVRVVEARVVIEAGPAAPEGTDELWREVERLREAYAATAARRDRQSALLEEVAALRPVPPPRKRDDPHRSTPTDSWLALADFVDERLTAGHARLMEFEKASLRAEHALRVAEDKLERASSDSLQDQVATTVCAALTLGQDRDTDDMCDPDAEVEVEVEYRVPGAVWVPSYRLVHRQGDDSGSLALRASIAQRTGEDWTRVRVAVSTADLGRRTDLPKLRSIRIGRRQPTVAPSGWREPPAGLTDLFAGYDAAGPSPADAAGAGSAHLAAGTVSGTAAFPPPPPAPQGYGAPPPGLLVEGGAMPVPAAPVMAGRPGPPSRSMAFSAPVPMPPAAPGGPVPPPQEPTAGPPRPSGSELDYAALVLSGPDERQRSRRGRLFPTGDDLVAAESRSRAEEVAALPLPAHAVRPREAAGSFDHRFDAAARADIPSDGTWHTVTLTDIPVGLRTEYVCVPSVEETVYTTLVLSNATDRALLAGPVEVSVDDEFVLTAGLPTLAPGGIRRVGLGPAEAIGVTRRTEFHESTSGLRGNTTVLDHRVHVELANRFAKPVTVEVRERVPVTSEPDVRLEERADWTVPDGGEGPDHAPGIRLWRVDLPAGGSAALDGGYLVRIPAGKALAGGNRRI; encoded by the coding sequence ATGACGGCTGAGGCGGCGAACAGGTGGCGATCGGGCCTCGATTCGGTGGTGGTGTACGCGCGGGGCGCGGTCTGCCGCAGACTCGCCGGGGGCCGGGTGCCGCCGGACGGCCGGGTGCGGGTGACGGGGCTGCCCCGCTCGCTCGATGCCGGTTCGCTTCGGGCACGGGTCCTGGGAGCTGCCGGTGTCCGGGTCGTCGAGGCCCGGGTGGTGATCGAGGCGGGTCCGGCCGCACCCGAGGGCACCGACGAGTTGTGGCGCGAGGTGGAACGACTGCGGGAGGCGTACGCCGCGACGGCGGCACGCAGGGACCGGCAGTCGGCTCTGCTCGAAGAGGTCGCGGCGTTGCGTCCGGTTCCGCCGCCCCGCAAGCGCGACGATCCGCACCGCAGCACCCCTACGGATTCGTGGCTCGCGCTTGCCGACTTCGTCGACGAGCGGCTGACGGCCGGTCATGCCCGGCTCATGGAGTTTGAGAAGGCGTCGCTCAGGGCGGAGCACGCACTGAGGGTCGCCGAGGACAAGCTGGAACGAGCCTCTTCCGACAGCCTGCAGGATCAGGTGGCGACGACGGTCTGCGCGGCCTTGACGCTCGGCCAGGACCGGGACACCGACGATATGTGCGATCCGGACGCCGAGGTCGAAGTGGAGGTGGAATACCGGGTCCCCGGCGCCGTGTGGGTACCGTCCTATCGGCTCGTCCACCGTCAGGGCGATGACAGTGGCAGCCTGGCACTGCGCGCCTCGATCGCTCAGCGCACCGGCGAGGACTGGACACGGGTACGTGTCGCCGTCTCCACCGCCGACCTGGGCCGCCGCACCGATCTGCCGAAGCTCCGCTCCATCCGGATCGGACGCCGTCAGCCCACCGTGGCGCCTTCCGGTTGGCGAGAGCCCCCCGCGGGGCTCACCGACCTCTTCGCCGGATACGACGCGGCAGGCCCGAGTCCTGCGGATGCCGCCGGAGCGGGCTCCGCGCACCTTGCTGCCGGGACCGTCTCCGGAACCGCTGCCTTCCCGCCTCCGCCGCCCGCTCCCCAGGGCTACGGAGCTCCGCCTCCAGGGCTCCTGGTGGAAGGTGGCGCAATGCCCGTCCCCGCGGCACCGGTGATGGCAGGGCGCCCCGGACCCCCGTCACGCAGCATGGCCTTCTCCGCCCCGGTACCCATGCCGCCCGCTGCCCCCGGAGGCCCCGTACCTCCGCCTCAGGAGCCAACGGCCGGTCCGCCGCGGCCGAGCGGCAGCGAACTCGACTACGCCGCTCTCGTCCTGAGCGGACCCGACGAGCGGCAGCGCAGTCGGCGGGGCCGGTTGTTCCCCACCGGCGACGACCTCGTCGCCGCCGAGTCCCGAAGCCGGGCAGAGGAAGTCGCCGCACTGCCGCTCCCCGCACACGCCGTACGGCCACGTGAGGCGGCCGGGTCCTTCGACCATCGGTTCGACGCCGCCGCGCGCGCGGACATCCCGTCCGACGGCACCTGGCACACCGTCACCCTCACCGACATCCCGGTCGGACTGCGCACCGAGTACGTCTGCGTGCCATCCGTCGAGGAGACGGTGTACACCACCCTGGTGCTCTCCAACGCCACCGATCGTGCTCTGCTGGCCGGCCCGGTGGAGGTGAGCGTCGACGACGAGTTCGTACTGACCGCCGGGCTGCCCACGCTCGCCCCCGGCGGGATCCGGCGGGTGGGACTCGGGCCGGCCGAGGCCATCGGGGTCACTCGCCGTACGGAGTTCCACGAGTCGACCTCGGGGCTGCGCGGGAACACCACCGTCCTCGACCACCGGGTCCATGTGGAGCTGGCGAACCGGTTCGCGAAGCCCGTCACCGTGGAGGTCCGCGAGCGCGTTCCCGTCACCTCCGAACCGGATGTCCGGCTCGAGGAGCGGGCCGACTGGACGGTGCCCGACGGCGGCGAAGGGCCCGACCACGCTCCCGGGATCCGTCTCTGGCGCGTCGATCTGCCCGCCGGCGGCTCCGCTGCCCTCGACGGCGGCTACCTGGTCCGCATCCCGGCCGGCAAGGCTCTGGCCGGCGGCAACCGGAGGATCTGA
- a CDS encoding DUF4139 domain-containing protein encodes MHASTTTPTPLPLPVTTVTCLEDRAHVERARVVELEAGVQRLRLGPISALAVDRTLHTELTTERPDHPVKVLDVRIVRTWTPRAPLPPGDEDSALRHRVHRLEEERLALGQRKDRLAARMDALSRLAADLLRDIGEGAGAGMAEPDRWADELDRVDGEREDSGEELRGVDARLAAVAAELADAQSALALAEESPTELVGHVELTVQARRAGPARLRLSHLTPCALWRPAYRAVLKGGSLTLETDAMVWQRTGEDWSDVRLALSTARSARATEPPRLDEDRLSLRERSAAERRTIDIELREERIGDLGPSPVLGLPGVDDGGEVRVLKAAEPVSVPGDGRGHRVPVCVFMTSARSEYACSPELSPLVTQVARFDNHSGHALLAGPVDLIRDSGFTGRGTLDFTAPGAAAELAFGSVDDHRVIRLAEESRDTSGITQRTVVTRTVRLHVSRFSAPSERDEQVIVLRERIPVSEVSAVEVRLRTEACSPPPDVVDAEGIVSWDIRLAPGGRRTVTLVYELTASGKVTGL; translated from the coding sequence ATGCACGCCTCGACCACGACGCCGACCCCGCTGCCCCTCCCCGTCACCACTGTCACGTGCCTGGAGGACCGAGCACACGTGGAGCGCGCCAGAGTCGTCGAACTGGAGGCCGGGGTCCAGCGGCTGCGTCTGGGACCGATCAGCGCACTCGCCGTCGACCGCACGCTGCACACCGAGCTGACGACCGAACGCCCCGACCATCCGGTGAAGGTACTGGACGTCCGGATCGTCCGTACCTGGACGCCGCGGGCCCCCCTGCCGCCCGGCGACGAGGACTCGGCCCTGCGCCACCGTGTGCACCGCCTCGAGGAGGAACGGCTGGCACTCGGGCAGCGGAAGGACCGCCTGGCGGCCCGCATGGACGCGCTGAGTCGGCTCGCAGCCGATCTGCTGAGGGACATCGGCGAGGGTGCGGGGGCCGGGATGGCCGAACCGGACCGCTGGGCCGATGAGTTGGACCGGGTGGACGGCGAGCGGGAGGACTCGGGTGAGGAACTACGCGGCGTCGACGCCCGGCTGGCGGCTGTGGCCGCCGAACTCGCCGACGCACAGAGTGCACTGGCCCTTGCCGAGGAGTCACCAACGGAACTGGTCGGCCATGTGGAGCTGACCGTGCAGGCGAGGAGAGCCGGGCCGGCGCGGCTCAGGCTGAGCCACCTGACGCCGTGCGCCCTGTGGCGACCCGCCTACCGGGCCGTGCTGAAGGGGGGTTCATTGACACTGGAGACCGATGCGATGGTGTGGCAGCGCACCGGCGAGGACTGGTCGGACGTGCGACTGGCGCTGTCGACGGCCCGGTCGGCACGGGCGACCGAGCCTCCCCGGCTGGACGAGGACCGGCTGTCCCTCAGGGAGCGCAGCGCCGCGGAGCGCCGCACGATCGACATCGAGCTGCGCGAGGAGCGCATCGGGGACCTCGGGCCGTCTCCCGTCCTCGGCCTGCCGGGGGTCGACGACGGCGGCGAGGTACGGGTGCTGAAAGCCGCGGAGCCGGTGTCCGTGCCGGGCGACGGACGGGGGCACCGGGTGCCCGTCTGCGTCTTCATGACATCCGCCCGCAGCGAGTACGCCTGCTCACCCGAGCTGTCCCCGCTGGTCACGCAAGTGGCGCGGTTCGACAACCACTCCGGTCACGCGCTGCTCGCAGGACCCGTGGACCTGATCCGTGACAGCGGGTTCACCGGCCGCGGAACACTGGACTTCACCGCCCCCGGCGCCGCAGCGGAACTGGCCTTCGGCAGCGTGGACGACCACCGTGTGATCAGACTGGCCGAAGAGTCCCGCGACACCTCCGGAATCACGCAGCGGACCGTGGTCACCCGCACGGTCCGATTGCATGTGTCCCGGTTCTCCGCACCGAGTGAGCGCGACGAACAGGTGATCGTCCTTCGTGAGCGGATTCCAGTCTCCGAGGTCTCGGCGGTGGAGGTGCGCTTGCGCACGGAAGCGTGTTCCCCACCGCCCGACGTGGTGGACGCCGAAGGCATCGTCAGCTGGGACATCAGGCTGGCGCCCGGTGGCAGACGCACGGTCACCCTGGTATACGAGCTGACGGCGAGCGGGAAGGTCACCGGACTCTGA
- the katG gene encoding catalase/peroxidase HPI, whose translation MSGSESESPAIPSPAPTGTHPKTNQDWWPNQLDLQVLHQHSPQSNPMDADFDYAEEFATLDLDALKQDVFEVMTASQDWWPADYGHYGPLFIRMSWHAAGTYRIADGRGGGGAGAQRFAPLNSWPDNASLDKARRLLWPVKQKYGRKISWADLLVFAGNCAMESMGFKTFGFGFGREDIWEPEEIFWGPEDTWLGDERYSGDRQLSGPLGAVQMGLIYVNPEGPNGNPDPVAAARDVRETFGRMAMNDEETVALIAGGHTFGKCHGAVDPEYIGPEPEASPIEQQAIGWRNSYGSGKGADALTSGLEGAWTTEPTKWDNGYLDNLLGYDWELTTSPAGAKQWTPTDASAQGSVPDAHDPSKRHAPMMLTTDLALKVDPVYAPIARSFHENPDRLAAAFAKAWYKLLHRDMGPLSRYLGPWVPEPQLWQDPVPPVDHALVTDKDIAVLKDRILTSGLSLSQLAATAWASAASFRGTDKRGGANGARIRLAPQKDWEVNDLPEVAEVVRSLEQIQQDFNQSQSGGTRVSLADLIVLGGCAAVEQAAKNAGVDIAVPFAPGRTDASQEQTDVESFAVLEPRADGFRNYIRADEKLSPETLLLDRANLLHLTAPEMTVLVGGMRALNAGFRQSPHGVFTHQPEALTNDFFVNLLDMGTEWKTSASDANVFEGRDGATGQVKWTATAVDLVFGSHSQLRAISEVYGSRDAGAKFVRDFVAAWDKVMNLDRFELRRA comes from the coding sequence GTGTCCGGCAGCGAATCCGAGAGTCCAGCGATCCCTTCCCCGGCTCCGACGGGGACTCACCCGAAGACGAACCAGGACTGGTGGCCCAACCAGTTGGATCTCCAGGTGCTCCACCAGCACTCCCCCCAGTCCAACCCCATGGATGCGGATTTCGACTACGCCGAGGAGTTCGCGACACTCGACCTCGACGCACTCAAGCAGGACGTGTTCGAGGTCATGACGGCGTCCCAGGACTGGTGGCCGGCCGACTACGGCCACTACGGACCGCTCTTCATCCGGATGAGCTGGCACGCCGCGGGGACGTACCGGATCGCCGACGGGCGAGGCGGCGGCGGCGCCGGAGCCCAGCGTTTCGCACCTCTCAACAGTTGGCCCGACAATGCGAGCCTCGACAAGGCGCGCCGCCTGCTGTGGCCTGTCAAGCAGAAGTACGGCAGGAAGATCTCCTGGGCCGACCTCCTGGTCTTCGCGGGCAACTGCGCCATGGAATCGATGGGGTTCAAGACATTCGGATTCGGTTTCGGGCGGGAGGACATCTGGGAGCCGGAGGAGATCTTCTGGGGCCCGGAGGACACCTGGCTGGGCGACGAGCGCTACAGCGGCGACAGGCAACTCTCCGGTCCTCTGGGCGCCGTGCAGATGGGACTGATCTACGTCAACCCGGAAGGTCCCAACGGCAACCCGGATCCGGTGGCGGCGGCCAGGGATGTCCGCGAGACGTTCGGGCGCATGGCGATGAATGACGAGGAGACCGTTGCCCTCATCGCCGGCGGCCATACGTTCGGCAAGTGCCACGGCGCCGTCGATCCCGAGTACATCGGCCCGGAACCCGAGGCCAGCCCCATCGAGCAGCAGGCCATCGGCTGGCGGAACAGCTACGGCAGCGGCAAGGGCGCGGACGCGCTGACCAGCGGTCTCGAGGGCGCGTGGACCACCGAGCCGACGAAGTGGGACAACGGGTACCTGGACAATCTGCTCGGCTACGACTGGGAGCTGACGACCAGCCCGGCCGGAGCGAAGCAGTGGACGCCGACTGACGCCTCGGCCCAGGGCAGTGTGCCCGATGCGCACGACCCGTCGAAACGGCACGCACCCATGATGCTGACGACGGACCTGGCTCTGAAGGTCGATCCCGTGTACGCGCCGATCGCGAGGAGCTTCCACGAGAACCCGGACAGGCTCGCGGCAGCGTTTGCCAAAGCCTGGTACAAGCTGCTGCACCGCGACATGGGGCCGCTCTCGCGCTACCTCGGGCCGTGGGTGCCCGAGCCGCAGCTGTGGCAAGACCCCGTACCCCCGGTCGACCACGCACTCGTGACGGACAAGGACATCGCGGTCCTGAAGGACAGGATCCTCACGTCGGGGCTGTCCCTCTCCCAGCTGGCCGCCACCGCCTGGGCCTCGGCGGCGAGCTTCCGCGGCACCGACAAGCGCGGCGGGGCCAACGGGGCGCGGATCCGGCTCGCGCCGCAGAAGGACTGGGAGGTGAACGATCTGCCCGAGGTGGCAGAAGTCGTCAGGTCTCTCGAACAGATCCAGCAGGACTTCAACCAGTCGCAGTCCGGCGGAACCCGGGTCTCCCTGGCGGATCTGATCGTCCTGGGCGGCTGTGCGGCCGTGGAACAGGCGGCCAAGAACGCCGGGGTGGACATCGCGGTCCCGTTCGCACCCGGGCGCACGGACGCCTCCCAGGAACAGACGGACGTGGAGTCGTTCGCCGTACTCGAACCCAGGGCGGACGGCTTCCGCAACTACATCCGGGCGGACGAGAAGCTGTCGCCGGAGACCCTCCTCCTGGACCGGGCCAACCTGCTGCACCTCACCGCTCCGGAGATGACGGTGCTGGTCGGCGGCATGCGGGCGCTGAACGCCGGCTTCCGGCAGTCGCCGCACGGCGTCTTCACCCACCAGCCGGAGGCACTGACCAACGACTTCTTCGTCAACCTGTTGGACATGGGCACCGAGTGGAAGACGTCGGCCTCCGACGCCAACGTGTTCGAAGGCAGGGATGGTGCCACAGGCCAGGTCAAGTGGACGGCAACCGCGGTCGACCTCGTCTTCGGTTCGCATTCCCAGCTCCGAGCCATCTCCGAGGTCTACGGGTCCAGGGACGCGGGGGCGAAGTTCGTCCGTGACTTCGTCGCAGCGTGGGACAAGGTGATGAACCTCGACCGGTTCGAACTGCGTCGGGCCTGA
- a CDS encoding SDR family NAD(P)-dependent oxidoreductase, with translation MERRWLITGCSSGLGLALATAAAREGHRLAVTARNVDDLERLSAAWPDHIIPVPLELRDSASCEEAVRSAADSLGGIDILVNNAGCGLFDAVEEVSDAELRDQLETLLVGPWRLTRLVLPLMRAQGHGHILNVSSVAGRMAFPGLAAYVAGKHARSGTSTVPLNASRRLGDSGTRGRLRTAAGGWFDTARGDAEQVRPPDRRLALPAHRRCRRCR, from the coding sequence GTGGAACGTCGTTGGCTGATCACGGGGTGCTCGTCGGGACTCGGCCTCGCTCTGGCCACCGCGGCCGCGCGGGAGGGGCATCGACTGGCGGTCACCGCCCGCAACGTCGACGACCTGGAGCGCCTGTCCGCCGCCTGGCCCGACCACATCATCCCAGTCCCGCTCGAACTGCGCGACTCCGCCTCCTGCGAGGAGGCCGTCCGCAGCGCCGCCGACTCTCTCGGCGGCATCGACATCCTCGTCAACAACGCCGGGTGCGGGCTTTTCGACGCGGTCGAGGAGGTGTCCGACGCCGAGCTGCGCGACCAACTGGAGACACTGCTGGTCGGTCCTTGGCGACTCACCCGGCTCGTGCTGCCGCTGATGCGTGCTCAGGGCCACGGGCACATCCTCAATGTCTCCTCGGTGGCGGGCCGGATGGCGTTCCCGGGACTGGCCGCCTACGTGGCCGGCAAGCACGCTCGATCCGGGACGAGCACCGTGCCGCTGAACGCCTCTCGTCGCCTCGGGGACTCGGGGACTCGGGGACGATTGCGAACGGCGGCAGGAGGGTGGTTCGACACCGCCCGCGGCGATGCCGAGCAGGTCCGGCCGCCCGACCGGCGGTTGGCCTTGCCGGCACACCGGAGGTGTCGCCGATGCAGGTGA
- a CDS encoding CAP domain-containing protein, with amino-acid sequence MKTLATAMSVALSTAALWGATTVPAHTADGSSPTGSRVLLPPYYPNVDWITCEINKERLAKGLPALRISDRASQAGRSHAKDMATMKKLSSMGSDGRDLRSRMSQAGLYSNLISEFMAFGYTHDGHFADKATDPDPTNTVYRVLMNRSIVAIGIGYDRSYWDVNLLGAHRKLVTRVPVGCQARAVTMRALPMRALPEPAVSWRGPVFAQSPR; translated from the coding sequence GTGAAGACCCTGGCCACAGCGATGTCCGTCGCTCTGTCCACCGCCGCCTTGTGGGGAGCCACCACCGTCCCCGCGCACACGGCCGACGGCTCGTCCCCTACCGGCAGCAGAGTCCTGCTGCCGCCGTACTACCCGAATGTCGACTGGATCACCTGTGAGATCAACAAGGAGCGCCTCGCCAAGGGCCTACCCGCTCTGCGTATCTCCGACCGGGCCAGCCAGGCCGGGCGTTCGCATGCCAAGGACATGGCGACCATGAAGAAGCTCAGTTCCATGGGCAGTGACGGTCGCGACCTGCGGTCCCGCATGTCCCAGGCGGGTCTGTACTCCAACCTCATCTCCGAGTTCATGGCGTTCGGATACACCCACGACGGCCACTTCGCGGACAAGGCGACGGACCCGGACCCCACCAACACCGTCTACAGGGTCCTGATGAACCGGAGCATCGTCGCCATCGGCATCGGCTACGACCGGAGCTACTGGGATGTGAACCTCCTCGGTGCGCATCGCAAACTGGTGACCAGGGTCCCCGTGGGATGCCAGGCCAGGGCCGTCACGATGAGGGCCCTCCCGATGCGGGCCCTGCCCGAGCCTGCCGTTTCCTGGCGCGGCCCGGTATTCGCGCAGAGCCCGCGGTAG
- a CDS encoding glutathione-independent formaldehyde dehydrogenase, protein MKAVVFDGTRAVSVQEVPDPWIEQSTDVIVRVTSSAICGTDLHMYDGRTGAEPGLVLGHEPLGVVEQTGSAVRTVSVGDRVVIPTHLYCGTCINCSRGLSAACTRVRPGGFGAAYGYAGMGPYRGAQAELLRVPFADANCVPLPGEPGDANENAFVMLADAFVTGWHATELAGVRPGAVVAVFGAGTVGLLAAHSAFLRGAREVFVVDQVPQRLAVARSYGAVPVDFRDGDPVDQIRAHRCAGALPPGEDGMDGVDCGIDAVGFQAADRTDPSTENPRQVITDLAALVNPTGRIGVAGVYAAKDRTPASTGHEDGSLRVPWATLFDKGVHVGFGRTHDRRYTVLLRDLIISGRAEPQRVVSHHARLDEAAGFYRDFDRRANGVIKVVLRP, encoded by the coding sequence ATGAAGGCTGTGGTGTTCGATGGAACGCGCGCGGTGTCCGTGCAGGAGGTACCGGACCCGTGGATCGAGCAGAGCACGGACGTGATCGTCCGGGTGACCTCAAGCGCCATCTGCGGAACCGATCTGCACATGTACGACGGCCGCACGGGCGCCGAACCCGGACTCGTGCTCGGGCACGAACCGCTGGGAGTGGTCGAACAGACCGGGTCGGCAGTGCGAACGGTGTCCGTTGGCGACCGCGTCGTGATCCCCACCCATCTGTACTGCGGCACCTGCATCAACTGCTCCCGCGGCCTCAGCGCGGCGTGCACCCGAGTCCGCCCGGGAGGCTTCGGTGCGGCATACGGGTACGCCGGCATGGGGCCGTATCGCGGGGCTCAGGCGGAACTCCTCCGGGTCCCATTCGCCGACGCGAACTGCGTGCCCCTGCCGGGTGAACCCGGAGACGCGAACGAGAACGCGTTCGTCATGCTCGCCGACGCCTTCGTCACCGGCTGGCATGCGACCGAGCTCGCCGGGGTGCGCCCGGGCGCCGTCGTGGCCGTCTTCGGCGCCGGCACGGTCGGGCTGCTCGCCGCCCACTCCGCCTTCCTGCGCGGTGCGAGGGAGGTGTTCGTGGTGGACCAGGTACCGCAGCGGCTGGCGGTCGCGCGCTCGTACGGGGCGGTGCCGGTCGACTTCCGTGACGGGGACCCGGTGGACCAGATCCGCGCGCACCGGTGTGCCGGTGCCCTGCCGCCCGGGGAGGACGGTATGGACGGTGTGGACTGCGGGATCGACGCGGTCGGCTTCCAGGCGGCGGACCGCACCGATCCCTCGACCGAGAATCCCCGCCAGGTCATCACGGATCTCGCGGCGTTGGTGAATCCGACCGGTCGGATCGGCGTCGCCGGGGTGTACGCGGCGAAGGACCGGACGCCGGCGTCCACCGGCCACGAGGACGGTTCCCTCCGCGTCCCCTGGGCGACGCTCTTCGACAAAGGCGTCCACGTCGGTTTCGGCCGGACGCACGACCGCCGCTACACCGTGCTGCTGCGCGACTTGATCATCTCCGGTAGGGCCGAGCCCCAGCGTGTGGTGAGCCATCATGCGAGGCTCGACGAAGCGGCCGGCTTCTACCGGGACTTCGACCGCAGGGCGAACGGCGTCATCAAAGTGGTGCTGCGGCCGTGA
- a CDS encoding serine hydrolase, with the protein MTHHLTPHRRGRGALSAAVAVGVLLPTAIAAAPASAAPPAVTCTSDKAGLATKLASDIKAALTGRSSTAAVAVRDNTTNTTCGLRSGDRFDSASVVKVSVLTTLLWDAQKTGRSLTDREKELATAMITKSDNAATTTLWKQLGVTKIQNFFTTAKMSRSIPGSGGYWGLTQISVGDQMLLMNLLALRNNVLTDASRGYTLGLMYKVVPSQRWGVSAGAPAAPARIQLKNGWLSRATHGWRVHSVGAFTSGGHSYTISVLTHDNSTMQYGVDTIQRVARAVHKNLSPTSTARYNPTATPQEAVPAVPESPARDMVTAYPAAR; encoded by the coding sequence ATGACTCACCACCTCACCCCTCACCGTCGCGGACGCGGCGCTCTCAGCGCGGCCGTCGCCGTCGGAGTGCTCCTGCCGACAGCGATCGCGGCTGCGCCTGCCTCGGCCGCGCCCCCCGCGGTGACGTGCACGTCCGACAAGGCCGGGCTCGCGACAAAGCTCGCGAGCGACATCAAGGCCGCCTTGACGGGCCGTTCGTCGACGGCCGCCGTCGCCGTGCGCGACAACACCACGAACACCACCTGCGGACTACGCAGCGGCGACCGCTTCGACTCCGCCAGCGTGGTCAAGGTCAGCGTCCTGACCACCCTGCTGTGGGACGCGCAGAAGACCGGCAGGTCACTTACCGATCGCGAGAAGGAACTCGCGACGGCCATGATCACGAAGTCGGACAACGCCGCCACGACCACGCTGTGGAAGCAGCTCGGCGTGACGAAGATCCAGAACTTCTTCACCACAGCGAAGATGTCCCGGTCCATCCCCGGCTCCGGCGGCTACTGGGGCCTCACCCAGATCAGCGTCGGCGACCAGATGCTGCTGATGAACCTGCTGGCGCTGCGCAACAACGTCCTCACCGACGCCTCGCGTGGCTACACCCTGGGACTGATGTACAAGGTCGTACCCTCGCAGCGCTGGGGCGTCTCGGCCGGTGCACCCGCCGCTCCCGCGCGCATCCAACTCAAGAACGGCTGGCTGTCGCGGGCCACGCACGGCTGGCGTGTGCACAGCGTCGGCGCCTTCACGAGTGGTGGCCACAGCTACACGATCTCCGTGCTGACGCACGACAACAGCACGATGCAGTACGGCGTGGACACCATCCAGCGCGTCGCCCGCGCGGTCCACAAGAACCTCAGCCCCACGTCCACGGCGCGCTACAACCCGACGGCCACTCCACAGGAGGCGGTCCCGGCGGTTCCGGAGAGCCCGGCCCGCGACATGGTCACCGCGTACCCGGCAGCCCGGTAG